The sequence below is a genomic window from Polynucleobacter sp. MWH-UH19D.
CCCAGTCACGTTGATTGTGTATACGTGCGTCAACCAGAGGCGCTTGGTCTTGGTCATGCCGTACTATGCGCAGAAAAATTAGTTCGAGATGAACCCTTTGCCATCATTCTTGCTGATGATCTCCTTGATGGCCAGCCTCCGGTGCTCAAGCAAATGTTGAATGTATTTAACGAGCACAATGGCTCAGTCATTGCTGTGGAAAAAATTGATCCTGCAAAGAGTAGTTCATACGGAATTGTTGCAGGCACTGAAGTAAGTAAGGGCATCCATCGCTTGAATGGCATCGTGGAAAAACCTCAGCCAAAAGATGCGCCCTCAAACTTAGCAGTTGTAGGTCGTTATGTACTATCCTCCGACATCTTCAAACATATTCGCAATCTCAAGCCTGGCGCTGGCGGAGAGATTCAGCTTACTGATGCGATTGCTTCATTATTAAAAGAAGATGCTGTCTTTGCTTATGAGTACGATGGCGTTCGCTATGACTGTGGCAGCAAATTGGGTTATCTCAAGGCGTCAGTTGAGTTTGCTTTACGTCACCCCGAGGTTTCCAAAGATTTTGCGGCATACCTAAAAGATCGCTCGCTTATCTAATAAACCTCAATGGAGCAAAAATAAGAGAGATAAAAAGATTCATAAGAAAAGCAACAAAAAAGGCAGGTAATCCCTGCCTTTTTCTTTGTCACTGATTGCATGTGATCTAGCGACTGAACTAGTGACTTACCTTCTCTTCAGAAAGAAAACCAATACATCGCCTTCGGTAGTGCTGCCAATAAGTTCATTGCCAGTTTGCTTAGCAAATGCAGGGAAATCTCTAGCAGCACCAGAATCCGTTGCTTTGATCTTGAGTACTTCGCCAGACTGCATAGTGGCCAGAGCTTTCTTGGTGCGCAGAATTGGCAATGGGCAATTCATACCAATGGCATCAACCTCAGCATTGAAAGCGATATTGCTTACATCACTCATTTGCTTGCCACCCAATCTTTCACGCCAGCAAGAGCAACATTAAGCTTGCTAGGATCATTTCCGCCCGCCATTGCCATTTCTGGCTTGCCACCACCTTTGCCGCCCACCTGCTGGGCAACAAAATTCACGAGATCGCCAGCCTTCACCTTGGCAATTGAATCGGCTGTTACTCCTGCAACCAGACTCACTTTATCGCCCTGAACGGATGCTAAAACAATTGCTGCTGATTTAAGTTTCGCCTTCAAAGCATCCATCGTCTCACGCAACACTCCAGCATCTGCGCCATCTAAGCGAGCCGCAAGAACTTTAATACCGTTTACCTCAATTGCTTGACCGGCCAACTCATCGCCCTGACTTGCAGCCAACTTCGAATTAACCTTTTCTAACTCACGCTCAGCTTGACGAAGACTCTCTTGAAGTTGCGTTACACGATTGACCAAATCACCAGGATGCGTCTTCAAAATTGCAGCCACTTCATTAACCTTATCTTCAAGGCCTTGCAAGAAGTGCAGAGCTTGGTTTCCAGTGACCGCCTCAACACGACGAATGCCAGCGGCAACACCGCCTTCAGAGACAATCTTCAGACTGCCAATGTCACCCGTGCGAGATACGTGGGTGCCTCCGCATAATTCTTTTGAGCTGCCGATTTCAAGAACACGTACTTCATCACCATACTTTTCACCAAAGAGCATCATGGCGCCAGTTTTTTGTGCATCCTCTAATGACATCACTTTTCCAGAGGTCGCGGTATTTGCCAAAATCTCAGCATTCACAATATCTTCAATGCGGCGGATTTGTTCTGCCGTTATTGGGGCGTTGTGCGTAAAGTCAAAACGGGTCTTTGTCGCATCCACTAAAGAACCTTTTTGTTGAACGTGGTCACCTAAAACTTCACGCAAAGCTTTGTGCAAAATATGCGTAGCGCTATGGTTGCGCATGGTGTCAGTTCTTTGCTGCACATCTACCAAGGCATTTAATGTGTCGCCTACCTTAATCTCGCCTTCCAGCAACTCGCCTTGATGACCAAATACATCTGCCTGAATCTTGAAAGTATCTTCAACTGCAAAACGGATTGACTCATTGCGCAGTTCGCCACGATCACCAACTTGGCCACCAGATTCGGCATAGAAAGGCGTGTGATCCAAAACGATAACTGCGGCTTCTCCAGCCTTGACTGAAGGAACCTCAGACCCATCCACATAGAGAGCAGTAACCTTAGAGCCTTCATGCTTGAGAGTCTCATAGCCATGGAATTGAGTTGGCTTACCTTTGTACTCCAAGCCTTGCGCAACCTTAAACTTGCCTGCCGCTCTGGCCTGATCGCGTTGCTTTTGCATTGCGACCTCAAAACCTTCGGCATCGACTGAAACACCACGCTCACGACAAACGTCTGCTGTTAAATCTAATGGAAAACCAAAGGTGTCATGTAAGCGAAATGCAGTTTCACCATCAACCACTTTGGCGCCACCAGCTAATGCACTATCCAAGATTGCCATACCATTGGCGATTGTTTGGAAGAAACGCTCTTCCTCTTGCTCCAATACTTCACTCACCTTATCTTGTGCAGCGCGTAACTCAGGATAAGCATCACCCATCTCCTGAACAAGGGCGGGTACAAGCTGATAGAAGAATGGTTTGCGTGCACCTAACTTATAGCCATGGCGAATCGCACGACGGGCAATACGACGCAATACATAACCGCGCCCTGCATTGCCTGGAATCACGCCATCAACCACAATAAAACTACACGCACGAATATGATCTGCAATCACTTTTAAAGAAGGGCTGTCAGCATCGCAATTGGCGCCACCTGCTGCATCAAC
It includes:
- the alaS gene encoding alanine--tRNA ligase — its product is MKVSQIRQAYLDFFAQKGHQIVPSSPVVPGDDPTLLFTNAGMNQFKDVFLGFDKRPYTRATTAQKCIRAGGKHNDLDNVGYTARHHTFFEMLGNFSFGDYFKKDAIQFAWDLLTQVFKLPKEKLLVTVYAEDDEAYAIWKDQIGVPADRIIRIGDNKGARYASDNFWMMGDTGPCGPCTEIFYDHGEHIPGGPPGSPEEDGDRFIEIWNNVFMQFNRDEAGVMHPLPKPSVDTGMGLERIAAVLQHVHSNYEIDLFVNLLKASKEAVDAAGGANCDADSPSLKVIADHIRACSFIVVDGVIPGNAGRGYVLRRIARRAIRHGYKLGARKPFFYQLVPALVQEMGDAYPELRAAQDKVSEVLEQEEERFFQTIANGMAILDSALAGGAKVVDGETAFRLHDTFGFPLDLTADVCRERGVSVDAEGFEVAMQKQRDQARAAGKFKVAQGLEYKGKPTQFHGYETLKHEGSKVTALYVDGSEVPSVKAGEAAVIVLDHTPFYAESGGQVGDRGELRNESIRFAVEDTFKIQADVFGHQGELLEGEIKVGDTLNALVDVQQRTDTMRNHSATHILHKALREVLGDHVQQKGSLVDATKTRFDFTHNAPITAEQIRRIEDIVNAEILANTATSGKVMSLEDAQKTGAMMLFGEKYGDEVRVLEIGSSKELCGGTHVSRTGDIGSLKIVSEGGVAAGIRRVEAVTGNQALHFLQGLEDKVNEVAAILKTHPGDLVNRVTQLQESLRQAERELEKVNSKLAASQGDELAGQAIEVNGIKVLAARLDGADAGVLRETMDALKAKLKSAAIVLASVQGDKVSLVAGVTADSIAKVKAGDLVNFVAQQVGGKGGGKPEMAMAGGNDPSKLNVALAGVKDWVASK
- a CDS encoding sulfurtransferase TusA family protein; translated protein: MAFNAEVDAIGMNCPLPILRTKKALATMQSGEVLKIKATDSGAARDFPAFAKQTGNELIGSTTEGDVLVFFLKRR
- the galU gene encoding UTP--glucose-1-phosphate uridylyltransferase GalU, encoding MPLSTKAVTKAVFPVAGLGTRFLPATKASPKEMLNVVDKPLIQYAVEEAIAAGITEMIFVTGRSKRAIEDHFDKAYELEAELEAKNKQALLEIVRSVKPSHVDCVYVRQPEALGLGHAVLCAEKLVRDEPFAIILADDLLDGQPPVLKQMLNVFNEHNGSVIAVEKIDPAKSSSYGIVAGTEVSKGIHRLNGIVEKPQPKDAPSNLAVVGRYVLSSDIFKHIRNLKPGAGGEIQLTDAIASLLKEDAVFAYEYDGVRYDCGSKLGYLKASVEFALRHPEVSKDFAAYLKDRSLI